GGCGCACCATGCCGGCGCGCAGCATCAGCCGGTGCGAGACGATTTCGGCTTCTTTCGGCGTCTCGCGCAGGATCGGCAGGAAATAGCGGGACAGGCGCATCGAAGACCTCTGAAGCACACGCAAGAGACAAACGGCGCCGAAATGGCGCCGCGGATCGGATAAGGCTGAAGCGGCCGGACGACCGCAGTGCGGGAGCGGACTTGACCTGTTTTTGGCCGATTTCGCAAGGGCGAAGCCGGCAGTCCAGCCCGAGTGGATCGGCAAGCACCAAAAAGAAAAGGCGGGATCAAAGATCCCGCCCATTCCAGGTTATGCATCAGAGATTCCTTGTCGTCGCGGTTCATCGCGCCGAAAGTCTCTTCCTTGATTAACCCATGACGGACGTCCCGATGGACGCCACACCTTAGGGGGTCTTCCTCCCAAGACCTGAGCCACGAGACCTTCCCTCTTCGTCGAAGGGGCCTCTTTCTTTGCAGCAAGGGGACGCTAGACGACCAAAATTCGTTTGTCATCAACTTGTGCAGTTGGTGGCGAAAAAAAGTGCACCATAGGACCCTCGGAAGAATACGTATTTCACCCTGCGGCAGGTCTCGGCAGGAGCGGAATGTTCTCCAGGGTCAGGAAGCCGCCGACATAATTGATGTAGAACAGGCTGAACAGCACACTCGCCACCACCGTCGTCCAGATGATGTTGCGCAGCATATGGTGGTGCGCCGGCGCGCCGCGCTCGGTGCCCGGAACCACCCGGCCCTCCTCGATCTGCGAGCGCACGCCGAAGGGCAGGACCACGAACAGCGTGGTCCACCAGATGATGAAAAAGATCGCGATGCTGCTGATGAGGCTCATGCCTGTTCAAGCTCCACGAGAGTGCCGCAGAAGTCCTTCGGATGCAGGAATAGCACAGGCTTGTCATGTGCGCCGATTTTCGGTTCGCCGTCGCCCAGCACGCGCGCGCCCTGCGCCTTCAATTGGTCGCGCGCGGCGATGATGTCGTCGACCTCGTAGCAGACATGGTGGATGCCGCCATCGGGGTTCTTGTCGAGGAACTTGCCGATCGGGCTGTCGGCCCCGAGCGGCTCCAGGAGCTCGATCTTGGTGTTGGGCAGTTCGATGAACACCACGGTGACGCCATGCGCGGCCTGCACGCTCGGCGGGGTCACCTTGGCGCCCAGCGTGTCGCGATAGACCGCCGTTGCCTTCTCGAGGTCGCGCACCGCGATGGCGACATGGTTCAAACGCCCGATCATCCGGACCTCCAGCGCAAGCGAGTTCTGTTCACAAGGGTCACCGCACGTCACGCCGCCGGCTTTCACCGGCCCTTGCACGACATGCGCCGCGACCGAGGCGCTTATACCGTGATGACCAGCACGTGGCACATCGGCTTTTTGCCCCATCGGCCGTTCAGCGTACCCCGGATGGTCTTGGTGACGCTTTCGCGGACCGCTTCCGGATCGCGCCGGCGCGCCTTGGGCAGCGTCTCGATGCAGTCGAGCACGGCATCGCCGATGAGATCGCCGAGATCTTCGCCGAGCGCGTCGGTCTCGGGGATGCCGGCCATGTCGAGCTCGATATCGCCGACCAGATGGCCGCGCTCGTCCATGGCGAAGGCCACCGAGACGATGCCGGCAAAGGCGAGCTTGCGCCGTTCGGGCACCGCCCGCGCCGCCTCTTCGACCAGCAGCATGCCGTCCTTGAACAGCCGCGCGGCGGGAATGGCGTCGACCACGTCGGGCTCGCCCGGCGCCAGCCGAATGACATCGCCGTCAGAGGCCAGAATGACGTCCTTCACGCCCATGCGCTTGGCGAGCGCCGCGTGTTCGGCCAGATGCAGCGGCTCGCCATGGACGGGAATGGCGATCGCGGGGCGGACCCAGCGATACATCTGTTCCAGTTCGCCCCGGCGCGGGTGGCCGGAGACATGCACCAGGCCGTCGCGATCGGTGATGATCTTGATGCCCTGCTTGACCAGGCCGTTGACGATATTGCCGACCGCCTTCTCATTGCCCGGAATGGTGCGCGACGAGAAGATCACCGTGTCGCCCGGCGTCAGCGTCACCTCCGGATGATCGTCCGTGGCGACACGCGCCAGGGCCGCGCGCGGCTCACCTTGGCTGCCGGTGAGAATGGCGACCACCTTGTCGCGCGGCAGGTAGCCGTAGGATTCGGCCCCGACAAAAGGCGGCAGCCCGTCGAGCATGCCCTGTTCGCGGGCGATATTGACCACCCGGTCCATGGCGCGGCCGACCAGCACGACCTGCCGGTCGCAGGTCAGCGCGGCCTGGGCGACCGAGCGGATGCGCGCGACATTCGAGGCGAAGGTGGTGACCGCCACCCTGCCCTTCGCCTTGGCGATGATCTTGGCGAGTTCGACCGCCACGTCGGTCTCGGACGGCGACTGGCCTTCGCGAATGGCATTGGTGGAATCGCCGATCAGCGCCAGCACGCCCTCGTCGCCGATCGCGGTGAACCGCGCCTCGTCGGTCTTGTCGCCCAGCACCGGATTGGTATCGATCTTCCAGTCGCCGGTGTGGATGACCGTGCCGAGCGGCGTGCGGATGGCAAGCGAGGTCGATTCCGGGATCGAGTGGGCGACCGCGATCATCTCGACCTCGAACGGCTCGAGCCGGATGCGTTCACCCGGCCGCACCACATGGAGCGGCACCTTGGGCGAGCCGGAATCGCCGAACCGTTTGGCCTCCAGCATGGCGGCGGCAAACGGCGTCGCGTAGATCGGGCATTGCAGCCGCGGCCAGAGGTCGGCCACCGCGCCGATATGGTCCTCATGGGCATGGGTGATGATCAGGCCCTTGAGATGTTTGCGCTGCTCTTCGATGAAGCGCGGATCGGGCATGATCAGGTCGACGCCGGGCAGATCGGGACCTGCAAAGGCGACGCCGCAATCGACCGCCAGCCAGTCCTTCCGGTGCGGCGCGCCGTAACCGTAGAGCGACAGGTTCATGCCGATCTCGCCGACGCCGCCGAGCGGAACGAAGACCAGTTCCGGGCTGTTGCCCTGCGATCGCGGTTGTTTAGCCATGGTGGTGCACCGTCTTTTCCGGTGCCAGCAGCACCTCGCCGGCGGTGATCAACTGACGGCCATCCGGCGTGTCGAGGATCAGCCGGCCGTGGGCGTCGAGCCCTGTGAATATGCCTTCGGCGCGCTTGCCGTCGGATTGAATGACCAGAGGCCCGCCGAGACCGGCGGCGCGCGCCAGCCAGCCGGCGCGGATCTGGGCGAAACCCTCGCCGCGGTTCCACACCGCCAGCGCCCGGACCATGGAGGCGCTCAAGGCCTCGAACAACTGGTCGCGGCCGACGGCAAACCCCTTTGCCGCAAACGAGGTGGTTGGATAGGGCGTATCGACCGGGTGATGGGCAACGTTGACGCCAATGCCGATCGCCACCTGGGTGGTGGCGGCCCGCGTCGTCGCCTCCACCAGCATGCCGACGACCTTGGCGCCGCCGAGCAGCCCGTCATTCGGCCATTTCAGCCGGAACTGGTCGAAAGCGTCCGGGACCACTGCCAGGAGCGCGTCGTCGACCGCCAGCGCGGCGACGAAACAGAGTTCGGCGATATGGGCGACCGGCGCCGGATCGACCAGCAGGAGCGAGGCGAACAGATTGCCCTTGAGCGACGTCCAACTGCGTCCGCGCCGGCCGCGACCGGCGGTCTGCCGGTCGGTGACGAACCAGGTCGGCCGGGTTTCGCCCTCGGCCGCCCGTTGCAGCGCGACCGCATTGGTCGAGCCGATCTCGTCGAACGTTTCGAGGCGGTACCCCGCCGCCGCCGCTGCTTGCGCGAGCTCTGTCACCGGATCAGAACAGCGACCGGGCCGCGGCGCCCGCGGCCGCGACCAGTGGCGCGGGATAGACGACGAACAGCACGACGAACAGGGCCGAGACCGCCAGCACTACCTTCAGCTCGGTCGCCATCGGCTCGAACGGCGCCGCCGGTTCGTCGAAATACATCAGCTTGACGACCCGGAGGTAGTAGTAGCAGCCAACCACGCTCGCCAGCACGCCGAGCACGGCGAGCGTATAGAGCTTGGCCTCGATCGCGGCGGCGAAGACGTAGAACTTGGCGAAGAAGCCGGCGAGCGGCGGGATGCCGGCCAGCGAGAACAGCAGTGCCGCCAGCGCCGCCGCCATGAACGGGTTGGTGCGCGACAGGCCGGCGAGGTCGTCGATCGTCTCGATCGAGCCTTCCTTGCGGCGCATGGCGATGATGCAGGCGAAGGTGCCGAGCGTCATGATCATGTAGATGGCGATATAGATGGCCACGCCCTGCACGCCATTGGCCGTGCCGGCGGCGAGACCGACCAGCGCGAAGCCCATATGGCCGATCGAGGAATAGGCCATCAGGCGCTTGATATTGGACTGGCCGATGGCGGCGAACGAACCGAGCGCCATGGAGGCGATCGAGACGAACACGACGATCTGCTGCCATTGCGGCGCAGCCGTCGGGAAACCGTCGATCATCGCGCGGACGAACAGCGCCATGGCGGCGACTTTCGGGCCGGCGGCGAAAAAGGCGGTCACCGGGCTCGGCGCGCCCTCATAGACGTCGGGCGTCCACATGTGGAACGGCACGGCCGAGATCTTGAAGGCAAGGCCTGCCATCAGGAAGACCAGGCCGAAGATCAGCCCGAGGCCGATCGTGCCGGTCTTGATCTGGGCGGCGATGCCGGGCAGCGACACCGTGCCGGTGAAGCCGTAGATCAGCGAGCAGCCATAGAGCAGCATGCCCGACGACAGCGCGCCGAGGACGAAATATTTCAGGCCGGCTTCGGTCGAGCGCTCGTTGTCGCGGTGGAACGAGGCGATGACGTAGAGCGCCAGCGACATCAGCTCGAGGCCCATATAGAGCGCGATCAGGTCGTTGGCCGAGATCATGATGCCCATGCCGGTGGCCGACAGCAGCACCAGCACGGGAAACTCGAAACGGTCGATGCCTTCGCGCTTGAAATAGTCCCAGGACAAGAGCAGCGCCGCGGCGGCGCCGACAAAGGCCAGGACCTTCATGAACTTGGCGAAGCCGTCGAGGATGAAGGAGCCGCCGAAGGTCAGCCGCGGCGCGCCGCCGATCCAGGTCACGGCAACAGCCGCGACGACCAGCAGCACGATGCCGGCGACGGTCACCGACCCGGCCGATTTCTCGCCGGTGAAGACGCCGAACATCAACAGCGCCATGGCGCCGATCGCCAGGATCAGTTCCGGCAGCACCGGGGCGAGATCGAGAAGCGGAGCGTTCATCGTATTGGCTCCGTCAGCGCGGCAGAACGGCGGCGGCCTTGCCGGCCGCGGCGTTCGCCTGATTGTAGGATTCGACGAGCGCGTTCACCGCCACCTCGGATGTGTTCAGGACCGGCGCCGGGTAGAAGCCGAGCACGATGGTCAGCACCACCAGCGGCAGCAGGATCGCCAGTTCGCGCCGGTCGACATCGGTGATGGTCTTCAACGACGGCTTGTCGAGCACGCCCCAGATCACCTGGCGATAGAGCCAGAGCGCGTAGCAGGCCGAGAAGATCACGCCCGAGGTTGCCAGGAAGGCGACCCAGGTATTGGTCTTGAACGTGCCGACCAGCGTCAGGAACTCGCCGACGAAACCGGATGTGCCGGGCAGTCCGACATTGGCCAGTGTGAACACCATGAAGACCACGGCATAAATCGGCATGCGGTTGACCAGCCCGCCATAGGCGGCGATCTCGCGGGTGTGCATGCGGTCGTAGACGACGCCGACGCAGAGGAACAGCGCGCCGGAGACGATGCCGTGCGACACCATCTGGAACACCGCGCCCTGGATGCCCTCGGCATTGCCGGCGAAGATGCCCATGGTCACGAAGCCCATATGGGCAACGGACGAATAGGCGATCAGCTTCTTGATGTCCTCCTGCATCATGGCGACCAGCGAGGTATAGACGATGGCGATCACCGAGAGCGTGAAGACGAAGGGCGCGAAGAAGGTCGAGGCCTCCGGGAACATCGGCAGCGAGAAGCGCAGGAAACCGTAGCCGCCCATCTTCAGGAGCACGCCGGCGAGGATCACCGAACCGGCGGTGGGGGCTTCCACGTGGGCATCCGGCAGCCAGGTATGCACCGGCCACATCGGCATCTTCACCGCGAAGGACGCGAAGAAGGCGATCCACAGCCAGAACTGCATGTTGCGGCTGAACAGCGTCGGGCCGACCCTCAGGAGCTCGACGATGTCGCTGGTGCCGGCGGTCCAGATCATCGCCATGATGGCCAGCAGCATCAGCACCGAGCCGAGCAGCGTGTAGAGGAAGAACTTGAACGAGGCGTAGATGCGCCGCTTGCCGCCCCAGATGCCGATGATCAGGAACATCGGGATCAGGCCGGCCTCGAAGAACAGGTAGAACAGCACGATGTCGAGCGCGCAGAACACGCCGACCATCAGCGTCTCCAGCACCAGGAAGGCGATCATGTATTCCTTGACGCGCTTATCGATCGCTTCCCACGAGGCCAGGATGCAGAACGGCATCAGGAAAGTGGTCAGGATGATCAGCGGCAGCGAAATGCCGTCAATGCCCATGCGGTAAGAAATGACGCCGCCGAGCCAGCCGGCCTTCTCGACGAACTGGAACTCCGCCGTCGAGGCGTTGAACAGGTAGAGCGGGATCAGCGACAGCCCGAAGGTCACCAGCGTCGTGAACAGCGCGATCATCCGGATATTGCGCTTGGCGGCTTCGTCCTCGCCACGCACGGAGAACACCAGCAGCGCGCCGAGCAGCGGCAGGAAGGTGATGATCGACAGGATCGGAGCGTTCGACATCAGTGCAATCCGCCCGAGAACATGAACCAGGTGGCGAGCGCGGCGACGCCGATCAGCATGGCGAAGGCGTAGTGATAGACGTAGCCGGTCTGGATCCGGACGACGCCGCGGGTGACGTCGACGACACGGGCGGCGACGCCGTCGGGGCCGAAGCCGTCGATCAGCCAGCCGTCACCCTGCTTCCAGAAGAACCGGCCGAGAGCGCGGGCCGGCCGCACGAAGATGCGGTCGTAGAGCTCGTCGAAATACCACTTGTGCAGGAGGAACTGGTACAGCGCCGGGTGACGCCTGGCGAGCTGGCCGGGCATCTCCGGATGCCGGATATACATGTACCAGGCGAGCACGAAGCCGAAGGCCATCATGACGAAGGGCGTCCACGGCACCCAGCCCGGCACGTGATGGAACTCGTCCATGATGTGGTTGTCCGGGCGGAAGAACAGTGACTCGCGGAAGAACTTCTCGACCCCGTGATGGTCGGCGAACTGGTAGGCGAAGACGACACCTGCGAACACCGCGCCGATCGCCAGGAGGACGAGCGGGATCAGCATGACCGCCGGGCTCTCGTGCGGCTGGTGGTCGTGGCCATTGCCGGGCTCATGGCCGATCCCATGCTCTTCCTCGTCATGCGCGTCGTGACCATGGGCGCCGTGGCCATTGGCCCAGCGCGGCTTGCCGTGGAAGGTCATGAAGATCAGGCGCCAGGAATAGAACGAGGTCATGGCCGCCGCGACCACCGTCAGCGCGAAGGCATAAGGCCCCATGACATTGTGCGAGGCATAGGCGACCTCGATGATCGCGTCCTTCGAATGGAAGCCGGCGAAGCCGACATGCAGGAAGGGAATGCCGAAGCCGGTGAGCGCCAGCGTGCCGATCAGCATCATCGCATAGGTGACTTTGATGTGCGGCGCGAGCCCGCCCATGTTCCG
This portion of the Phreatobacter stygius genome encodes:
- a CDS encoding DUF1467 family protein — encoded protein: MSLISSIAIFFIIWWTTLFVVLPFGVRSQIEEGRVVPGTERGAPAHHHMLRNIIWTTVVASVLFSLFYINYVGGFLTLENIPLLPRPAAG
- the mce gene encoding methylmalonyl-CoA epimerase, which gives rise to MIGRLNHVAIAVRDLEKATAVYRDTLGAKVTPPSVQAAHGVTVVFIELPNTKIELLEPLGADSPIGKFLDKNPDGGIHHVCYEVDDIIAARDQLKAQGARVLGDGEPKIGAHDKPVLFLHPKDFCGTLVELEQA
- a CDS encoding ribonuclease J, encoding MAKQPRSQGNSPELVFVPLGGVGEIGMNLSLYGYGAPHRKDWLAVDCGVAFAGPDLPGVDLIMPDPRFIEEQRKHLKGLIITHAHEDHIGAVADLWPRLQCPIYATPFAAAMLEAKRFGDSGSPKVPLHVVRPGERIRLEPFEVEMIAVAHSIPESTSLAIRTPLGTVIHTGDWKIDTNPVLGDKTDEARFTAIGDEGVLALIGDSTNAIREGQSPSETDVAVELAKIIAKAKGRVAVTTFASNVARIRSVAQAALTCDRQVVLVGRAMDRVVNIAREQGMLDGLPPFVGAESYGYLPRDKVVAILTGSQGEPRAALARVATDDHPEVTLTPGDTVIFSSRTIPGNEKAVGNIVNGLVKQGIKIITDRDGLVHVSGHPRRGELEQMYRWVRPAIAIPVHGEPLHLAEHAALAKRMGVKDVILASDGDVIRLAPGEPDVVDAIPAARLFKDGMLLVEEAARAVPERRKLAFAGIVSVAFAMDERGHLVGDIELDMAGIPETDALGEDLGDLIGDAVLDCIETLPKARRRDPEAVRESVTKTIRGTLNGRWGKKPMCHVLVITV
- a CDS encoding biotin--[acetyl-CoA-carboxylase] ligase, whose protein sequence is MTELAQAAAAAGYRLETFDEIGSTNAVALQRAAEGETRPTWFVTDRQTAGRGRRGRSWTSLKGNLFASLLLVDPAPVAHIAELCFVAALAVDDALLAVVPDAFDQFRLKWPNDGLLGGAKVVGMLVEATTRAATTQVAIGIGVNVAHHPVDTPYPTTSFAAKGFAVGRDQLFEALSASMVRALAVWNRGEGFAQIRAGWLARAAGLGGPLVIQSDGKRAEGIFTGLDAHGRLILDTPDGRQLITAGEVLLAPEKTVHHHG
- the nuoN gene encoding NADH-quinone oxidoreductase subunit NuoN; translated protein: MNAPLLDLAPVLPELILAIGAMALLMFGVFTGEKSAGSVTVAGIVLLVVAAVAVTWIGGAPRLTFGGSFILDGFAKFMKVLAFVGAAAALLLSWDYFKREGIDRFEFPVLVLLSATGMGIMISANDLIALYMGLELMSLALYVIASFHRDNERSTEAGLKYFVLGALSSGMLLYGCSLIYGFTGTVSLPGIAAQIKTGTIGLGLIFGLVFLMAGLAFKISAVPFHMWTPDVYEGAPSPVTAFFAAGPKVAAMALFVRAMIDGFPTAAPQWQQIVVFVSIASMALGSFAAIGQSNIKRLMAYSSIGHMGFALVGLAAGTANGVQGVAIYIAIYMIMTLGTFACIIAMRRKEGSIETIDDLAGLSRTNPFMAAALAALLFSLAGIPPLAGFFAKFYVFAAAIEAKLYTLAVLGVLASVVGCYYYLRVVKLMYFDEPAAPFEPMATELKVVLAVSALFVVLFVVYPAPLVAAAGAAARSLF
- a CDS encoding NADH-quinone oxidoreductase subunit M, giving the protein MSNAPILSIITFLPLLGALLVFSVRGEDEAAKRNIRMIALFTTLVTFGLSLIPLYLFNASTAEFQFVEKAGWLGGVISYRMGIDGISLPLIILTTFLMPFCILASWEAIDKRVKEYMIAFLVLETLMVGVFCALDIVLFYLFFEAGLIPMFLIIGIWGGKRRIYASFKFFLYTLLGSVLMLLAIMAMIWTAGTSDIVELLRVGPTLFSRNMQFWLWIAFFASFAVKMPMWPVHTWLPDAHVEAPTAGSVILAGVLLKMGGYGFLRFSLPMFPEASTFFAPFVFTLSVIAIVYTSLVAMMQEDIKKLIAYSSVAHMGFVTMGIFAGNAEGIQGAVFQMVSHGIVSGALFLCVGVVYDRMHTREIAAYGGLVNRMPIYAVVFMVFTLANVGLPGTSGFVGEFLTLVGTFKTNTWVAFLATSGVIFSACYALWLYRQVIWGVLDKPSLKTITDVDRRELAILLPLVVLTIVLGFYPAPVLNTSEVAVNALVESYNQANAAAGKAAAVLPR